The following are encoded in a window of Ancylothrix sp. D3o genomic DNA:
- a CDS encoding right-handed parallel beta-helix repeat-containing protein translates to MVVVTNNADSGAGSLRQIIADAQPGDTIVFDNSLSGVNITLTTGQLLINNNLIIDGASAPNLTISGNNNSRVIKTESFTNITLKNLIIANGKCSATTDEPTGAGAGIQTGSNSTLTLENCQINNNIAGFSAGLHTGWRSTTTVINSSFDSNDGSLATTTERGGGAIGVKSGSTLTVKGSTFTNNKGSFGGAINNLLSGLTIEDSTFKNNSSVSSGSDKGVGGAIYVDGASEYTNDGIGGNIIIRNSLFDSNIAQGEGGAGFLFGYPPDKILLENSTFINNKAIKYNNGTGGSGGGIRAGNGDITVTNSSFINNDASDSGGGLWLGESANVSVTNTTFSGNKAAFNGGGILINTRPAFATNIVNTTFANNTAGGYGGAITTFLPSWPLKNHQAQKMPFLMPH, encoded by the coding sequence CTCACGACAGGCCAATTACTAATCAACAATAACCTGATAATTGATGGAGCATCTGCACCCAATTTAACCATCAGTGGTAATAACAATAGCCGCGTCATTAAAACCGAATCCTTCACAAACATCACCCTTAAAAACCTGATTATTGCTAACGGAAAATGCAGCGCTACCACCGATGAACCGACAGGTGCCGGTGCGGGAATTCAAACCGGCTCCAACAGCACTTTAACACTCGAAAATTGCCAAATTAATAACAACATAGCAGGCTTTAGTGCAGGCTTACATACAGGCTGGAGAAGCACCACCACTGTCATCAATTCGAGCTTTGATAGTAATGATGGTTCTCTTGCTACAACTACCGAACGTGGCGGCGGTGCCATCGGCGTAAAAAGTGGCAGCACCCTCACCGTAAAAGGTAGTACCTTCACCAACAATAAAGGCAGCTTTGGTGGTGCCATTAATAACCTCCTCAGCGGACTCACCATTGAAGATTCTACCTTCAAAAACAACAGTTCTGTATCTAGTGGTTCTGATAAAGGCGTTGGCGGTGCTATTTACGTTGATGGTGCCAGCGAATATACCAACGATGGCATAGGCGGGAACATTATTATCCGTAATAGTCTTTTTGACAGCAACATCGCCCAAGGAGAAGGAGGAGCAGGCTTTTTATTTGGATACCCACCGGATAAAATCTTGTTAGAAAATAGCACCTTCATCAACAATAAAGCCATTAAATACAACAATGGCACCGGCGGCTCTGGCGGTGGTATCCGGGCCGGTAATGGCGATATTACCGTAACCAATTCATCCTTTATCAATAATGATGCCAGTGATAGCGGCGGCGGTTTGTGGCTGGGTGAATCGGCAAATGTTAGCGTTACCAATACCACATTTTCTGGTAATAAAGCGGCTTTCAACGGCGGCGGAATATTGATCAATACCAGACCCGCTTTTGCTACAAATATTGTCAATACAACTTTTGCTAATAATACGGCGGGCGGTTATGGCGGTGCGATTACAACGTTTTTGCCTTCATGGCCGCTCAAGAATCATCAGGCACAAAAGATGCCATTTCTTATGCCACATTAA